The Deltaproteobacteria bacterium genome contains the following window.
CCTGACGCCGCTGGTCCGACTCGACGTGCTCTTGATCCACGACTGGGAGGGCCCGAGCCAGGCGCTCTACACCCAGCTCAGCTGGTCGGCGCTCTCGAACCTTCAGCTCTCGCTGGCCGCGCAGCTCTTCGGCCCGGCCGGGACGGGGAGGGCAACTACGGAGGCCTCGATTCGCTCTATTTCGCCAGGATCGACCTCTACTTCTGATCCTCAAGCCGGGCTCGACCGGGGCCGATTCGCTGCATGGAGAGGGGCGGTTCGCGGACGGTTCGAGGGGTTTGGGGAGTCCTGGCTTGGGCAGACTCGGTCTCGGCATCGCCATGTTGGCCCTGGGCTTCCTCTCTTGTGCGCAGAACGCGCGCTTCCTTCCCGTGGTCGCACGCGACTTCTTCGTCGCGGCGCCGCACGACGATCCCTGGAACGCGAAGATCCGCAACTGGCAATCCCGCCACAGGCTCGATCAGGCGCAGCCCGTCGCGCGCGCGGCGAACTCGGATCTGATCGCCGGGTACGACGAGTTCACCAACAGCCTGCGGCGCAGGATCGCGGCCGACGCGGTCGCCTGGATCCAGGGCGAGAGCCACCGGCACTACATTCCGGACGGCGAGACGGACCACTGGGCGACGCTCTCGGACGTGGTTTCGACCAACGGCGACGACTGCGACGGGCTCGACCTGCTCACCTTCCTGCTGCTGCGCAAGCTCGGCTTCGCGCAGAACGAGATCTTCCGCACGATCGTGGTCGAGCGCGAGAGCGGTCAGCACCACATGGTGACGCTCTGGTTCGAGGCGGGCGCTCGAAGCGATCCCTGGCTGCTCGATCCGACCGGCGTGGTCGCGAGTCGCCTGGTCCGACTCTCGGACGTCCCCACGTGGACCCCGATCGAGGTGTTCGATGAAGCGCGGCACTACCGGGTCGAGGAATCCCGCGGGGCGGAGGCCGTAGCACAGCGCTGAGTCCTCGCTATTGTCCGGCCATGTCGCGTGTGGACGAGCTTCTCGCTCACGATCCCGATCCTGCCTACCCGAGCTCGACTCCGCCCGACGCAAGCTACCCCGGACAGACTCGCGACGTGCTCTGCGCGCCGCTCGACGAGATCGCGACGCCAGCGCTCTGGTCGCGGCTCGCGCGCCCGCTCGAGCGCTCGCTCGTCGAGGTCTGGCAGGCGCTGGCGCTTCCGCCGCGCGCTCGTCCGCAGCTCTGGGTCGCGATCCACTACGGACGGATCGCGCTGAACGCGCACGCGTGGGAGCGAGTGCGCGCGCGGATTGCGGGCGTCGCGCCCGACCCCAACCTGGTCGAGCCGGCGCAGGGCTTCGCGCCGGGGCTGGCCGAGCGAATCGAGGCCCTGCGCGCGCGGCTCCGCGTGCGCCGGCTCGACCGGCGGCTCGATCTCGCGGCCGAGCGGCGCGAGCGCGCGCTCGCGCGCCTGTCCTCGCTCGACCCGGGCGACCTCGACGCGGGCGAGCTCGCGCGCGGCCCGCTCGACGAGCGGACCTGGACGGAGATCCTGCTGCCCTGCACCGGCGAGCGCCTGAGCGTGGACGGCGAGGCCGAGCCGGACGCCTGTCTGCGCGAGGCGGTCGCGCTGGAGCAGCGCTGCACCGAGGAGCTCGGTCTGCGGCTCGCCGCGCGCCGCACGCTCGCGGCGCCGGAGCTGGCCGCGTTCCTCACCGTCGAGGAGCGGATCCGCGCGGTGCTCGACGGATCGAGCGAGTGGACCGAGCTCGCCTCGGTGCGGCTGGAGCGCGTCGAGCACTGGGCCAAGCTCGACGTGCCGCGGGTCTTCTGGGGCCGGCCGCGCCTGGATACGGAGAGAGCTTGAGCGAGAATTCCGGGCGGCCTCCCGCGGGGCTCGAGCTTCCGATCCTGGGTCTGCCGACGGCGAATCCGTGCGCGGGCTGCGGCGAGTGCTGCACCTACATCGCGACGCAGATCGACGATCCGTCCACGTTCCAGCAGTACGAGAACGTCTACTGGTACCTGACCCACGAGAACGTCGCGGTGTACATCGACTGGGAAGGCGACTGGTATCTCGAGTTCCAGACCCGCTGCAGTCACCTGACCGAGGCGAAGACCTGCGGGATCTACGTCGATCGGCCGCTGGTCTGCTCCGAGTTCTCGGCGACCGACTGCGAGAAGAACTCCGGCGAGCGCGGCTGGAAGCACTACTTCCGGAACTTCGAGGACCTGCTCGGGTTCATGCAGGCCAAGCGCCCGAAGGCGTTCGCGCGCTACGCGGCCAAGCGCCGCGCGCTGCTCAGGGCGCGGGAGCGCTCGGCGGCTTCTCGGCCTTCTCGCCGTTCTTCTCGACGCTGAGCTCGATCTCCTTGCGCATCTTCTCGGCGGCCTCGTTCGCCTTCGCGCGCTCCTGGTCGATCTCGACCTTCAGGTCGCGCCGGATCTCCTCGTTGATCTCGGCCTGGATGTCGACGCGCCGCCGCTGCAGATCGAGCAGGCGGTTTTCGAGCAGCCGGTTGCGCTGCGCGACCATTCGCGGCGTGAGCGTCTGCGCCTGCGCGCCGGCCAGGAACTTCACGGTGATCTCGCGGCGCCCGGTGGTGCCGTCGGTCGAGCGCGCTTCGGCCTCGATCACGTTCTCGCCGTCGCGCATCTCGAGCAGGGCCGAGAAGCTGCCGTCGGCGTTCGAGATCAGCTGGCTCGCGATCGCGCCGGTGGTCTTGTTCCGCACCGCGAGGCCCTCGATCTCGGAGAAGCTCACGTCTTCGAAGATCGCGCGGACGTCCTTGGGATTTCGCACCGGTGTGAACACGCCGCTGGTCACGCGCGCCATCTCGACCACGACCACGGGCTCGGAGAGCGCGTCCTCGCCGATCGCGAAGGTGTCGATGCGCACGTCGAGCTTGGCCGCGCGCACCGCCTGCTGGATCGCCATTTTCGCGTTCTGCAGCTGCGAGTTCTCGAGTGGGAGCGTGGGCTGGCCGTCGGTCAGGAACATGACCACCCGGCGCGAGCCCTCGCGCTTGGTGCTGTAGGCGCTCTGCGAGCCGAGCAGCTCGATCGTCGCCAGGTTCACGGCCGAGACCATGTTCGTGAGGCCCTTCGGCCCGCGGCGGAAGATCGCGTCGAGTCCCTTCTCGACCTTGCCGTA
Protein-coding sequences here:
- a CDS encoding YkgJ family cysteine cluster protein, whose translation is MRAARRDRDASALVAARAPARALARRGLAGAGASAARSSAALGRDPLRTDRAERARVGASARADCGRRARPQPGRAGAGLRAGAGRANRGPARAAPRAPARPAARSRGRAARARARAPVLARPGRPRRGRARARPARRADLDGDPAALHRRAPERGRRGRAGRLSARGGRAGAALHRGARSAARRAPHARGAGAGRVPHRRGADPRGARRIERVDRARLGAAGARRALGQARRAAGLLGPAAPGYGESLSENSGRPPAGLELPILGLPTANPCAGCGECCTYIATQIDDPSTFQQYENVYWYLTHENVAVYIDWEGDWYLEFQTRCSHLTEAKTCGIYVDRPLVCSEFSATDCEKNSGERGWKHYFRNFEDLLGFMQAKRPKAFARYAAKRRALLRARERSAASRPSRRSSRR
- a CDS encoding VWA domain-containing protein encodes the protein MRAGAAAILVCAALLGAATARAAGPDTAPKRTADKPPELELEIDSPVNGAVIGDPMGTAFVSGKALAHYGEYQTFDIVFVIDTSDSTAAPSGADVDGDGVIGVRRGEKFLSILGRVLPLPNTDKGDSILAAEVAGVRVLLEQLDPRTTRVGLVAFSGDNDALTPDAYTEVPLTSEYGKVEKGLDAIFRRGPKGLTNMVSAVNLATIELLGSQSAYSTKREGSRRVVMFLTDGQPTLPLENSQLQNAKMAIQQAVRAAKLDVRIDTFAIGEDALSEPVVVVEMARVTSGVFTPVRNPKDVRAIFEDVSFSEIEGLAVRNKTTGAIASQLISNADGSFSALLEMRDGENVIEAEARSTDGTTGRREITVKFLAGAQAQTLTPRMVAQRNRLLENRLLDLQRRRVDIQAEINEEIRRDLKVEIDQERAKANEAAEKMRKEIELSVEKNGEKAEKPPSAPAP